In the Stakelama saccharophila genome, GACCGATACCGGCCTGGTCATGCCGTTTCATCTTTGCCATCCCAAACAGGGTTGATCCCATGGAAACCATTCTCCCCGCATCGCTAGTCGATCTCGCCAGAAAGGTCGTCGAGACCAATCGCGAGGCCGGCCGCCGCATCGCCGTCGCCGAAAGCTGCACCGGCGGCCTTGTCAGCGCCGCGCTTACCGAGATTCCGGGATCGTCCGACGTGTTCGAAGCCGGATTCATCACCTATTCGAACGAAGCGAAACGCGAACTGCTCGACGTCAGCCTCGATTTGCTGGAAACGTTCGGCTCGGTGTCGGTGGCGGTCGCCTGGGCGATGGCGCAGGGCGTTCTCGACGAAACCGAAGCCGATGTCGCCGTCGCGGTCACCGGGATCGCCGGGCCGGATGGCGGCACCGAAAAGAAGCCGGTCGGAACGGTGGTTTTCGCGCGTGCGAAAAAGGGCGCCGACCCCAAGGAAGTCATTGCCGATTCGCGCAATTTCGATGACGAGGGGCGCGGCTCGGTGCGGCTTCAGGCCGCGTTGTGCGCGCTGGAACTGCTGATGCCGGGTTCGGAACCGCTCTCGCCCTCGGACGGTGCGCCGTAAAGCTCTGCCGCCCGCGTTTCGAACGCACCGATCATCTTCCTGAGCGCGCGGTCGAACACCTGACCGGCCAGCATTTCGAACATGCGGTTCTTGAAGGCGAAGTCGACGCAGAAATCGACGCAGCAGCCGCCTTCCCCGTCGGGCCGGAATTTCCAATCATTGTTGAGATATTTGAGCGGCCCGTCGAGATAGTCGACATGGATATGTTCCGGCCGCTCCTTCTGCACCTTCGACGTAAAGGTCTCGCGCAAGCCCTTGAATCCGACGATCATGTCGGCAACCATTTCGGTGTCGCCGTTCGAGCGGACGCGGATCGCCGTCACCCAGGGCAGGAACTCGTCATAACGGCCGACATCGGCCACCATGTCGAACATCTGTTCCGGCGTATAGGGAAGATGGCGCGTTTCGGAGTGCTTCGGCATGATATGGCGCGCGTCAGGCCCCTGCCCTGGCGAGCTTCGCCTCCCGCGCGGCCTGCATCTTCTCGAAGTCGTCGCCGGCATGATAGCTCGACCGCGTCAGCGGAGAAGACGCCACCATCAGGAACCCTTTGGCCCGCGCGATGCTGGCGAAAGCGTCGAATGCCTGCGGCGTGACGAAATCCATCACCTTGGCATGCTTCGGCGTCGGTTGGAGATACTGACCCATGGTCAGGAAATCGATGTCGGCCGAACGCATATCGTCCATCACCTGATGCACTTCCAGCCGTTCCTCGCCCAGGCCCAGCATGATGCCGGACTTGGTAAAGATCGACGGATCGAGCGCCTTGACCTTTTCCAGCAGGCGCAGCGACGCATAATAACGCGCGCCGGGGCGAATCGTCGGATAGAGGCGCGGCACCGTCTCCAGATTGTGGTTGAACACGTCCGGACGCGCCTCGACGATCATCTCCAGCGCGGCATCGACCTTGTTACGGAAATCGGGCGTCAGGATTTCGATCGTCGTATCCGGCGCTTGGGCACGTAACGCCTCGATCACCTTGACGAACTGCCGCGCGCCGCCATCGGGCAGGTCGTCACGATCGACCGAGGTGATGACGATGTGCTTCAGGCCCATCTGCACCGCGACATCGGCGACGTGCTGCGGCTCCTTGGGATCGACCATGCGCGGCATGCCGGTCTTCACATTGCAGAAGGCGCAGGCGCGCGTGCATGTGTCGCCCAGGATCATCACCGTCGCGTGCTTCTTGGTCCAGCACTCGCCGATATTGGGGCACGCCGCCTCTTCGCAGACGGTGGCGAGGTTCTTTTCGCGCATCAGGCGCTTGGTTTCCGCAAAGCCGGCGGAGGTCGGCGCCTTGACGCGGATCCAGTCCGGCTTGCGCTGGCGTGGTGGTCGGGCGAGGTCGGTGACGTCGTTCATGGCCCACCAAATAGCGATCCTCGCGCCCCCTTGCCACCCCTGCTGCACGCGCTATCAACAAACGCCATGGACGGATTTGCAAGCCTGCTCGATGGATATCGTCGTTTTCGCGGCGGGGATTACCAACGCCAGCACGAACGTTGGATCGAACTGCGTGAGGGCCAGTCGCCCCAGGTGATGGTGATCGCCTGCTCCGACAGCCGGGTCGACCCCGCGCTGATCTTCGACGTGTCGCCGGGGGAGATCTTTTCGGTTCGCAACGTCGCGAACCTGGTGCCGCCCTATGAAGAGGGCGGCGGGCGGCACGGCGTCTCGGCGGCGCTAGAATTCGCCGTGACCCAGCTCGAGGTGCCCAATGTCGTGGTCATGGGACATGGCTCGTGCGGCGGGTGCCAGGCGGCACTGTCGCGCGGGTTCAAGAATGCCCCCGAAGGCGAAGGCGGGTTTATCTCCCACTGGGTCGACATGCTCGACGAGCCGCGCGACCGCATCGTCGCGCAATATGGCGACGGGCCGGAAGCCGCGCGCGAGCTGGAGCTGGAAACCGTGCGCATTTCGCTCCGCAACCTGCGCAGCTTCGCTTTCGTCAAGGAGCGCGAAAACGCTGGAAAGCTGGCGCTGCACGGCGCTTATTTCGCGATCCGAGACGGTGTGCTGCACGTCATGAACGACCGGGGCAAATTCGCGCCGGCCTGAGCCGGCCCACCTTTCACGCGTCATTCCGACGAAAGTCGGGATCCATTCTGCGCTCCGTCGGTGTTTCGGACCGAATGCGAATGAATCCCGAATCAGTTCAGGATGACGACGGAGGTTCAGAACGAAGGGGCCGCGAAGCCACCATGGCGACGACCCTGCCTTTCCTTCATCCGGCGTCGGGAGCGACCACCGCATCGACGTCCTTCTTCGCAGCGGGCGTCCCCTGCCCCGGCTGCTCGACGATGCGGATGTTGAGTTCGCGCAACTGCTTCGCCGACACCATCGACGGTGCGCCCATCATCAGGTCTTCCGCGCGCTGGTTCATCGGGAAGGTCACGACCTCGCGGATATTGGGCTCGCCGGCCAGCAGCATCACCATGCGGTCGATGCCCGGCGCCGATCCGCCGTGCGGCGGCGCGCCGTACTTGAACGCGTTGATCATGCCGGAGAAGTTCTTGTCGACCTCCTCCTGGCTGTAGCCGGCGATCTCGAATGCCTTGTACATGATTTCCGGCCGGTGGTTCCGGATCGCGCCCGAGCTAAGCTCCACGCCGTTGCAGACGATGTCGTATTGATAAGCGAGGATGTCGAGCGGGTCCCTGGTTTCCAGCGCTTCCATCTCGCCCTGCGGCATCGAGAAAGGATTGTGGCTGAAATCGATCCGTTTCTCATCCTCGTCATATTCGAACATCGGAAAGTCGACGATCCAGCAGAATTCGAAGCGATTTTCGTCGACAAGGCCCAGTTCCTCGCCAACACGCGCGCGCGCCGCGCCGGCCAGTTTGGCCGCCTGCAATTCCTTGCCCGCGGCAAAGAACACGCCGTCATCGGGGCCGAGGCCGATCGCTTCGGCAAGCTTCTCCGTCGCTTCCGCCCCGTGATTCTTGGCGATGGGACCGCCGAACTCGCCGCCCTTGCGGGTGATGTAGCCAAGCCCGGCATGTCCCTCGGCACGCGCCCATTCGTTCATGTCGTCGAAGAACTTGCGGCTCTTTTCCGCCGTGCAGGGTGCCGGGATCGCGCGCACCACGCCGCCGCCCGCTACGATGCGGTCGAACAGGCCGAAGCCCGATCCCCTGAAATGCTCGGTTACGTCCCTGATCTCGATCGGGTTGCGCAGATCCGGCTTGTCCGAGCCGTATTTCAGCATCGCTTCCTTGTAGGGGATGCGACGGAACGGCAGCGCGGAGACCGAACGGTCGCCCGCGAATTCCTCGAACACGCCGTGCAGCACGGGTTCGATCGCGGCGAACACGTCGTCCTGGGTCACGAAGCTCATCTCGAAATCGAGCTGGTAGAATTCGCCGGGGCTGCGGTCGGCGCGCGCATCCTCGTCGCGGAAGCACGGCGCGATCTGGAAATAGCGGTCGAAACCGGCAACCATCAGCAACTGCTTGAACATCTGCGGCGCCTGCGGCAGCGCGTAGAACTTGCCGGGATGGACGCGGCTGGGAACCAGATAGTCGCGCGCGCCTTCGGGCGAACTGGCGGTCAGGATCGGCGTCTGGAACTCGGTGAAACCCTGATCGACCATGCGCCGGCGGATCGACGTGATGACGTCCGAGCGCAACTGGATGTTGCGGTGCAGCCGCTCGCGCCGCAGGTCGAGGAAGCGGTAGCGCAGGCGGATGTCCTCGGGATATTCCGCGTCGCCCGCCACCGGCATCGGCAGCTCCTGCGCCGCCGATTGCACGCTCGCCTCGGTCACGCGCACTTCCACCGCGCCGGTCGAAAGATTGGGGTTCACCGCATCCTCGTCGCGCGCGACGACCTTGCCCGCCACCGTCACGACCGATTCGTTGCGCAGGCTCTCGATCACCCCGAAGGCCGGCCCGTCGACCTCGGTCACGATCTGCGTCATGCCGTAATGGTCGCGCAGGTCGATGAAGACCAGGTCGCCGTGGTCGCGCTTCTTGTGGACCCAGCCCGACAGCCGGACTTCCTCGCCGACATGGCTGGCGCGAAGATCGCCGCAGGTATGGGTGCGGTAGGCGTGCATTATGCTTCTACTTCCTGTTGCTTGTCGCTCCGCTGAAATGCGGAAAAATCCCGGCGCCCGCGAATCCGCGTCAAGTGGTCCTTTGTCAACCCGCCCGCACGCGGTTATGGGAGAGGCATGCACATTCACGACCTGATCGAGGACAGCGCGTCCCTCGCCAACCTCTGCACGCGCCTGGCCCAGTCCTCCTTCATCACTGTCGATACGGAATTCATGCGGGAGAACAGTTACTGGCCGGAACTCTGCCTCATCCAGATCGCGGACGAAAACGAGGCGGCGGCCATCGATCCGCTGGCCACCGGCATCGACCTGACGCCGCTGCTCGACCTGATGGTCGACAACGCGGACGTGCTGAAGGTCTTCCACGCCGGCGGCCAGGATCTGGAAATCGTCTACAACATGACCGGCAAGACGCCCTATCCCCTGTTCGACACCCAGGTCGCCGCCATGGCGCTCGGCCAGGGTGAACAGATCGGCTATTCCAACCTGGTCGACGCCTATCTGGGAATCCAGGTCGACAAGGGCGCGCGCTTCACCGACTGGAGCCGCAGGCCGCTCGACAAGCGACAGCTCGATTACGCCATTGCCGACGTCACCCACCTGTCGAAGATCTTCCCCAAGATGCTGGCCAAACTCAAGAAAACCGGGCGCGGTGACTGGCTGAACGAAGAGATGGAACGCCTGGCCAATCCGGGCAACTATTACAACGATCCGGATCTCGCGTGGCGCCGGCTGCGCATCAACAGCCGCAAGGCCGACGTGCTGGGCCGGCTGAAGGCGCTCGGCCGCTGGCGCGAGTTGGAGGCGCAGAACAAGAACCTGCCCCGCGGCCGCATCGTCAAGGACGAAACGCTGGCCGATATCGCGTCCCACCCGCCGAGAAAGCAGTCCGATCTGCCCAAGGTCCGCGGCCTTTCCGGCGCGTGGGGCGGCAACGATATCGGTGCGCGCATGATGGTGGCGCTGTCGGAGGCGGAGCCGCTGGCACAGGACGAGATGCCGTCAAAGGGGGACCGCAAGCCCGCGCTGGGCAAGGACGGCGCGCTTGTCGCCGACCTCCTCAAGCTGCTGCTGAAAATCCGGTCGCGCGATATTTCCGTTGCATCCCGTCTGTTGGCCCGGTCGGACGATCTGGAGGCACTGGCCGCCGGGCAACGGGACAATTTGCCCGTCCTGCAGGGTTGGCGATACGAACAGTTCGGCCGCGATGCGCTGGCGCTGGTCGAGGGACGACTCGGCTTTACGGTGCGCGGCGGCAAGCTGAAGATGACCCGAACGGAGGAGGAAGCATGAAATCCGCAGCCGCGCTCGCACCGATAATCCTTGCCGTTACCGCCTGCGCGACGACCGCCTCGCCGCCACCGGCCGAACAGGCTCGGCCGACCCCGGACGCGGGTCAATGCGACGCCGGCGGCCTCGACGATCTCGTCGGGCAGCCGGCGAATGCGGAACTGGGCGCCAAGGCCCGGGACCGGGCGGGCGCCAGGACCATACGCTGGATCCAGCCCGGCATGGCGGTGACGATGGACTATCGTAGCGACAGGCTGAACATCCACCTCGATGGTCAGAATATGGTCGAACGCTTCAGGTGCGGATGAGGCGGAGCTCCCGCCCCATGGCGTCGGCCAGCGTCCGGTGCCGCCGTTCCACCGTCTCGCCATAGAAGACCGCGTCTTCGTCGTTCACGCAGAGCTGCAACGCACCACCGTCGATTTGCAGTGTGGAGTGCAGAAGCGGCCGCGCGAGTCCGCCGCTCCACCGCTGCCCCAGACGTAGCGCCAGTCCCCACAGGATCGCCTGTCGCAGGTCCCGCGAGGATGCCAGCGCGCCCAGCGGCTCGGGCGTATGCGCGCCGCCGCCGAAACAGGTATAGAGAGCCTGGGCCACCATCGCCCGCCCGCGCGCGTCGATCGCGACCCAGTTGCCGTGCAGGGCGATCTCCATGCCCCTTTCCGCACGGAAGTCCGGGTTGGCGGGCCAGGCGACGTCGGCGAGCAGGCAGGCCGCGAGCCGCAGCCGTTCCGTTCCGGCCTCCGCACCGGTGAAGATCGGCGCGATCCACCGGTCGAGCAGGTCGCCATGCTCGGGAAAGCGGCCCAGCCGCCGCCCCTCCTCCCGCGCGGCGACGATCAACGGGTCGTTCGCCTGCTGTTCGGGCTGCAACGCGCCGTAGAGCAGCCCCTCGCGCAGGCCGAAAGCGGACACGATCGTCCGGTCCGAACCAAGGTCCGCCAGCAGGATCGAGAGCAGCGCCGCCGCATCCCCCAGCATCGGCACCCGTCCGCTGGACAGGTGGGGAATCGCCTTCAGCTCTCCACCCGCCGTATCGGCGATGACACGCTGCAGTCGTGGAATATGGTCGATCGGCATGGAATAGCCGTGGATCACCGGCAGGGGATAGTTGCTGACATGCATGTCCAGACGCGCCAGCGCACGCCACGAACCGCCGACAAGATAGAAAGGAAGCCCGGCGCCCGCACCTCGCCATCCCGCATCGCCGAGAAGCCCGCGCGCATGCCTTTCCAGCGCCTTCTTGCCGCGCTCGCGCAAGGCCGCGATGCGTAGCACGCCCAGCGGAAACGACGCGCATTCGCCGACTGCACCGCCCCGCAGGCGGACGAGTTCCAGGCTGCCGCCACCGAGATCGCCGACGATGCCATCGGCTCCGGGTATGGCGGACAGGACGCCCCGCCCCGCCGCCGTCGCCTCTTCCACACCTGACAACAGGCGCACCTCAAGGCCCAGTTTTCGGCAATAGCCCGTCAGCTCCTCGCCATTGCTCGCATCCCGCACCGCGGCTGTTGCGACCGCGTGGACCGCGTCGACTTCCATCTCCCGCGCAAGGGCGGCGAAACGGGCAAGTGCCGGCTTGGCAATGGCGAGCGCTTCGGGCGCGATCGCCCCGCCCTCGGAAAGCCCGCGTCCTAGCCCCGCCAGCACCTTTTCATTGAACAGCACGCTGGGGGCGCGGCACGGGCCGCCATAGACGACCAGGCGGATGGAATTGGATCCGATGTCGATGATGGCGCTTCGAAGCGGCGCCGACGCCGCCTCCGGTTGCGGACGGGGAAATGCCAGCGCCGCGGTCGTCATGCCTTTTCGCTCCCGGCCGGGGGCGAATGGTGCGGCCGGCGCCGCAGCGACAGCTTCTTCGGCATCGATTCGCCGCTTTCCAGCGCCGCGCCCCGCCCGGACAGCGACGGATTGGTCATGAAATAGCGGTGCAGATTAAACGGGCGCGCGCCGGGATCGAAGCGTTCATAGGTTCCGTCCGGGTGCAGTTCCCAGCTCTGTTCACTGTCGATCAGATTGGCGACCATCACCTGGTCCAGCACCTGATCGTGCACCGTGGGATTGGTGATCGGCAGCATATATTCAACCCGCCGGTCGAAATTGCGCGGCATCCAGTCGGCCGAGGAAATGAATACATGCGCGCCATCGTTCGGCAGGGCCTCGCCGTTTCCGAAGGCATAGATGCGGCTGTGCTCCAGAAAGCGCCCGACGACCGACTTCACGTGAATATTGTCCGAAAGTCCCGGAACGCCGGGACGCAGGCAACAGATACCGCGCACCACAAGGTCCACCTCCACCCCGGCCTGACTCGCCTGATAGAGCTTTTCGATGATGGCGGGATCGACCAGCGAATTCATCTTGGCCCAGATCGCCGCCGGTTTTCCCGCCTTGGCATTGGCGATCTCCGTATCGATCAGGTTGGACAGGGTCTCGCGCATGCCGTGCGGAGAAATCGACGTGCATTCGAGCTGGGTCGGCTCGACATAGCCGGTAATGTAATTGAAGATCTGCGCCGCATCGCGTCCGATGCGAGGATCGGCGGTGAAATAGCTGAGATCGGTATAAATCTTGGCGGTCACCGGATGGTAGTTGCCGGTCCCGAAATGGCAGTAGCTGCGGAAGGAACTGCCTTCTCTGCGGACCACCATGGAGATCTTGGCATGGGTCTTCCACTCGATGAAGCCGTAGACCACCTGCACGCCGGCGCGTTCGAGCGCATTGGCCCAAAGCAGATTCTGCTCCTCGTCGAACCGCGCCTTCAGCTCGACCACGGCGGTGACGGATTTCCCGGCCTCCGCCGCGGCGATCAGCGCATTGATGACGGCCGACTGCTTGCCCGCGCGGTACAGCGTCTGCTTGATCGCGACGACATCGGGGTCCTGAGCGGCCTGTTTCAGGAAAGCGAGCACCACGTCGAACGTTTCGTACGGGTGGTGGACAACGATATCCTTGGCCCGGATCGCGGCGAAACAGTCTCCGCCATATTCACGGATGCGCTCGGGAAAGCGCGGACTGAACGGCGAGAATTTCAGGTCGGGGCGGTCTTCGTCCGACAGCGTGGAGAGGTCGCCGAGCGCCAGAAAGCCGCCGGTTTCCGTCATCGCAGTTTCGATATCGCCCAGTTCCTCCTTCAGGACGCCTTCCAGGACATGGCTGATATCGGTTTCCATCTCCAGCCGAATCACCCGGCCGCGCCGGCGGCGCTTGATCGCGCTGCGGAAATACAGGACCAGATCCTCGGCCTCTTCCTCGATCTCGATATCGCTGTCGCGCAGGATGCGGAACGCCGCCGACGATTTGACACGATATCCGGGAAAAAGCTGCGAGGAGAACCGCTTGATCAGCGTTTCCGCCGCGACATAGCGTGCGTTCGCCCCCGGCAGCCGCACGAAGCGAGCCGTCGTTGCCGGCAGCAGCACCAGTTCGCGCACCTCTACGCCGTCCGATTCCCGCTCTAGGTCGAAGATGACGCTCAGGCCCTTGTTGGGGATGAAGGGAAAGGGATGCGCCGGGTCCAGCGCCTGCGGTGTCAGGATGGGAAAGATCTGCTCGCGGAACAGGCGTTCCAGTTCGTCGGCAATGTCGCCGGTGATATCTTCCACGTCGAGAACGGCAATGCCTTCGCCGCGGACCTGCTGGCGTAGTTCCCGCCAGATCGCTTGCTGATCGTGCACCAGCCGGCTGACCTCTTCGACGATGGCCGAAAGCTGCTGGCCCGGCGTCAACCCATCGGCCGAACGCTGTTCCACCCCCTGGAGCTGTTGCCCCTTGAGGCCGGCCACGCGCACCATGAAGAATTCGTCGAGATTGGAACCCGATATCGACAGGAAGCCGATGCGTTCCAGCAGCGGGTGCGCCGTGTTGCTGGCTTCTTCCAACACGCGGCGGTTAAAGGCCAGCCAGGAAAGCTCCCGGTTGAACAAGCGATCATCCGACTCCGCCCGTTCGGTCGTGGCGCGGTTGGGAGCGGCGTAATTCATGCGGCCCTGTTCCTGCTAGTGATCAGCGGATATTTCATCGGAGTGCAGCCCGGCGTCCGCCAATGTGGCTCGTGCCACGGGGATCGACAAGCGGCGCCCCCGGCGGCCTTCCAGCCCGTCTTCCAGCGCATCCACAACGCGCCACAAAGCGACATAGCTGCGTTCCGTCCGCGCCGCGATCCAATCGACCACCTCGGGACGAACGACGATGCGCCGTCGTTCGAGATAGCGGTGCAGCAAATCGCGCATCAGGGCATCATCCGGATCGCCGATCCTGACGACCGGCGTTGCCGTCAATCGCGTGCGGAGATCCGACAATTGCACCTTCCATTCCGGTGGCGGCGCATCGGCGATCATCAACAGCGGCCGCCGATCCATCTGCGCCCGGTTCCAGGCGTGGAACAGCGCTTCCTCGTCCTCGCGTTCGGCGTCGTCGATCAGCGTGCCCCCGCTATGCGCGGCGAAGATACGGCCAAGCAAGCTGCGCCCCGATTTTCGCGGGCCTGCCAGAATGGTCGCCATCAACGGCCAGGAACCACGATGTTCCAGGTGGTGCACCGCCCGGGCATTGGCTTCGCCGACTACGAACTCGCCCTCGCTCGCATCGGCGGGCCAGCCGAGCGGGAGATCGAGTTGCGCCATCAGCCCCCGCCTTCTGTCCGCGTGATCCGCAGCGTGCCCGATCCGGCCTGAACTTGCCAGCCGCGCGATTCCAGCGCGGCACGGAGGGCGTCGATATTGCCGCTATATCGCACCTGCATGACCGACATTCCGCCGAGCGCGAGGCTGCTCGTCACTGCCGAGCGCACGCCGGGAATGGCGCGCAGCGCCGATTCGGTGGTGGTCACCGTCGTCGCGCCGGGGGTTTCGTACTGAATATTGATCGTGTTCGACGCCGCAGCCGGATTCGGCTCGGCGCCAGCAGCGTCGGGATCCGGAATCGTCTCGATGGCGGCTTCGTCCGTGGTCTCCGCCGGCTTCTCGTCCGTTTCGGCAGGACGAATCGCCAGCATCGGGTCCAGCCGGAGCACGCCGTCATTGAGCGCCTTCTGATAGGCCGCATCCAGGCGCTTCACCCCTTCATCGAGCAACGCATCCAGGCCGTCGGCGTTCTCCACGCGCAGGGAAAACCGGGTCAGCCGCTGATTGTCCGGTCCGTGGCCTGCGGTGAAGGTCGCAACGATGGGGCCGCCAGGCCACTGCCGGCGCAAGCGGACCTGCGGAACCAGGACATCCGTCGCGCCATATTGATCGAGGGTCGAACGCCACCAGCCGCGCCCGCGCCTCCCCACCTGCCCGGCGTTCAGGAGCAGCGGGTCCGGCCCCGTGCCGGCGGGACGGACATAATCGATCTTGCTGCCCGCCGTGCGAAAGCGGTTCCACGCATCCGTCCAGGCCGTATTGCGCTCGAACGCCGTACCCACGCCGCCCGACCATTGGAGCGGCACCAGCAGCATGGGTCGGGAACGTGCGATCCGGGTCGTGACGCCCAGCAGGCGCCCGGCACGCTCGCGACTGAACAGGATGCCCAGATCGGCGACGTACCGTTTCGGGCCGATTTCCTCGTGATCGACGACGACGGCTGCCACCACGCCGTTCAGGGCCGAATCGGAAAGGGAGCCGGCCTTGCCGGTCAAGCGCCGCGACAGCATCGCCCACCCCTTGCGCTGGGCGATTCGCCACCCGTCCTGTCGCGCCTCTTCGGAACCGTCGGCCGTGACGTCGACATGAATCCCGTTGACCTCGAAACTGTCGGAGATGGCCACCGGACCGTCTCGGTCGACGCGGACCGACTGCGCGAACAGCGCAGTCGCCCCCGCACCGAATGCGAGCGGCAGGACAATGCGCAAGGCTTTACGGAAACGCGGCTGGATCATTTGCCGTCTCTTTTGGCGAAGCGGGCGTGGAAATCCAAGCGTGATCTGGCTAGGGCCGTGCGCATGAGTGAAGAATACGGGCAGGAACGCCCCTATAGCTATGCCGGTGCCGGTGTCTCGATCGAAGCGGGAAACGCGCTCGTCCGCGCGATCGGCCCGCTCGCACGGGCGACGCGGCGCCCCGGCGCCGATGCCGATCTCGGCGGGTTCGGCGGCGTGTTCGATCCCAGGGCGGCGGGATTCACCGACCCGCTTCTGGTCGCGGCCAATGACGGCGTCGGCACCAAGCTGAAGCTCGCCATCCAGCACGATGCCCATGACGGAATCGGAATCGATCTCGTCGCGATGTGCGCCAACGACCTGATCGTGCAGGGCGCCGAGCCGCTCTTCTTTCTCGACTATTATGCCAGCGGCAAGCTGGACAACACGGTCGCCGAGCGTGTGGTCGCCTCGATCGCCGAAGGCTGCAAGCAGGCGGGCTGCGCGCTGATCGGCGGCGAGACCGCGGAAATGCCGGGGATGTACGCGGACGGCGATTACGATCTCGCCGGCTTCTGCGTCGGCGCGGTCGAGCGCGATGCGCTGCTCGACGGATCCAGGGCGGCGCCCGGCGACGTGATTCTGGGACTTGCATCGTCCGGCGTGCACTCGAACGGCTATTCGCTCGTACGCAAGCTTGCGGTCGACAAAGGCTGGCAACTCGACCGCCCTGCCCCGTTCGACCACGACCGCCTGTTGATCGACGCCCTGATGGCGCCGACGCGCATATATGTGAAATCGCTTCTGCCGCTGTTGCGTGAAAATCGTATCCATGCCTTGGCCCACATCACCGGCGGCGGGCTGCTCGAGAACATCCCGCGTGTGCTGCCCGACGGATGTCACGCAACGGTCGACGCCGACGGCTGGACGCAACCGCCGCTGATGGCCTTTCTGCAGGCAGAGGGCGCGATCGAACCCGAAGAACTCGCACGCACGTTCAACTGCGGCGTCGGCATGGCGGTGGTCGTCGCTGCCGACGATGCAGAAACGGTCGCGGATGCGCTGCGCGCGACGGGCGAGACAGTGTTCCCGATCGGCAGCATCGGCAGTGGCGACAAGGGCTGCACCGTTCGCGGCAGTGCTGGCACCTGGAACGCCGATGCCGACTGGTCCGCCACGCACCATGGCTAAACACCGCGTCGGCATCCTGCTTTCGGGCCGTGGATCGAACATGGCGGCGCTCGTCGAGGCGTCGCGCGCCGGGGATTGCCCGTACGAGGTGGTGCTCGTCGCGAGCGACAAGCCCGAGGCGCCGGGCCTCGCCTGGGCGCGCGAGAACGGTGTCGCGACCTTTGCCCAGTCGCCGAAGGGGATGGCGAAGGCCGACTATGAAGCGGCAGTCGACGCCGCGCTGCGCAGTGCCGGTGTCCAGACGATCGCGCTTGCCGGCTATATGCGGCTGCTGTCGAACGCGTTCGTCGCCCGCTGGCGCGACCACATCATCAACATCCATCCTTCGCTGCTGCCCAGATATAAGGGGCTCGACACCCATGCCCGCGCGATCGCGGCGGGAGACGCCGTGGCCGGCGCATCGGTGCATATCGTGACCGAGCAGCTCGATGGCGGTGCGGTGCTTGGCCGGTCCGAGGTGCCGATCCTGCCGGACGACACGCCGGAAACACTTGCCGCACGCGTGCTGAAAGAGGAACATCGCCTCTACCCCCGAATATTGGCGGAGTTCGTGAGGCGATGACAACCGACGCGGCGCTCGAAAAACTGCGCGCCATCTGCCTGGCGCTGCCCGAGACGCGCGAAAAGCTGTCGCACGGGATGCCCGCTTTCCATATCGAAAAGGGCAGGATGTTCGCCTATTTCTGGCACGACCATCACGGCGACGGCGTAACGTCGGTGATCGTCAAGACCAGCGGTGCCGAGGAGCAGGAAACGCTGATCGAGATCGACCCCGGTTGCTATTACAAGCCGCCCTATTTCGGCCCGTCGGACTGGGTCGGTATGCGGCTCGATTGCGGCGATGTCGACTGGGACCGCGTTTCCGACCGCGTCGCCATCAGTTGGGAACTGGTCGCGCCGCGGCGGCTGCTGGAGGCCGGCGGCCGGTGAGCGACGAGACGCCGC is a window encoding:
- a CDS encoding CinA family protein, encoding METILPASLVDLARKVVETNREAGRRIAVAESCTGGLVSAALTEIPGSSDVFEAGFITYSNEAKRELLDVSLDLLETFGSVSVAVAWAMAQGVLDETEADVAVAVTGIAGPDGGTEKKPVGTVVFARAKKGADPKEVIADSRNFDDEGRGSVRLQAALCALELLMPGSEPLSPSDGAP
- a CDS encoding type II toxin-antitoxin system RatA family toxin, with amino-acid sequence MPKHSETRHLPYTPEQMFDMVADVGRYDEFLPWVTAIRVRSNGDTEMVADMIVGFKGLRETFTSKVQKERPEHIHVDYLDGPLKYLNNDWKFRPDGEGGCCVDFCVDFAFKNRMFEMLAGQVFDRALRKMIGAFETRAAELYGAPSEGESGSEPGISSSSAHNAA
- the lipA gene encoding lipoyl synthase: MNDVTDLARPPRQRKPDWIRVKAPTSAGFAETKRLMREKNLATVCEEAACPNIGECWTKKHATVMILGDTCTRACAFCNVKTGMPRMVDPKEPQHVADVAVQMGLKHIVITSVDRDDLPDGGARQFVKVIEALRAQAPDTTIEILTPDFRNKVDAALEMIVEARPDVFNHNLETVPRLYPTIRPGARYYASLRLLEKVKALDPSIFTKSGIMLGLGEERLEVHQVMDDMRSADIDFLTMGQYLQPTPKHAKVMDFVTPQAFDAFASIARAKGFLMVASSPLTRSSYHAGDDFEKMQAAREAKLARAGA
- a CDS encoding carbonic anhydrase codes for the protein MDGFASLLDGYRRFRGGDYQRQHERWIELREGQSPQVMVIACSDSRVDPALIFDVSPGEIFSVRNVANLVPPYEEGGGRHGVSAALEFAVTQLEVPNVVVMGHGSCGGCQAALSRGFKNAPEGEGGFISHWVDMLDEPRDRIVAQYGDGPEAARELELETVRISLRNLRSFAFVKERENAGKLALHGAYFAIRDGVLHVMNDRGKFAPA
- the aspS gene encoding aspartate--tRNA ligase → MHAYRTHTCGDLRASHVGEEVRLSGWVHKKRDHGDLVFIDLRDHYGMTQIVTEVDGPAFGVIESLRNESVVTVAGKVVARDEDAVNPNLSTGAVEVRVTEASVQSAAQELPMPVAGDAEYPEDIRLRYRFLDLRRERLHRNIQLRSDVITSIRRRMVDQGFTEFQTPILTASSPEGARDYLVPSRVHPGKFYALPQAPQMFKQLLMVAGFDRYFQIAPCFRDEDARADRSPGEFYQLDFEMSFVTQDDVFAAIEPVLHGVFEEFAGDRSVSALPFRRIPYKEAMLKYGSDKPDLRNPIEIRDVTEHFRGSGFGLFDRIVAGGGVVRAIPAPCTAEKSRKFFDDMNEWARAEGHAGLGYITRKGGEFGGPIAKNHGAEATEKLAEAIGLGPDDGVFFAAGKELQAAKLAGAARARVGEELGLVDENRFEFCWIVDFPMFEYDEDEKRIDFSHNPFSMPQGEMEALETRDPLDILAYQYDIVCNGVELSSGAIRNHRPEIMYKAFEIAGYSQEEVDKNFSGMINAFKYGAPPHGGSAPGIDRMVMLLAGEPNIREVVTFPMNQRAEDLMMGAPSMVSAKQLRELNIRIVEQPGQGTPAAKKDVDAVVAPDAG
- the rnd gene encoding ribonuclease D; translated protein: MHIHDLIEDSASLANLCTRLAQSSFITVDTEFMRENSYWPELCLIQIADENEAAAIDPLATGIDLTPLLDLMVDNADVLKVFHAGGQDLEIVYNMTGKTPYPLFDTQVAAMALGQGEQIGYSNLVDAYLGIQVDKGARFTDWSRRPLDKRQLDYAIADVTHLSKIFPKMLAKLKKTGRGDWLNEEMERLANPGNYYNDPDLAWRRLRINSRKADVLGRLKALGRWRELEAQNKNLPRGRIVKDETLADIASHPPRKQSDLPKVRGLSGAWGGNDIGARMMVALSEAEPLAQDEMPSKGDRKPALGKDGALVADLLKLLLKIRSRDISVASRLLARSDDLEALAAGQRDNLPVLQGWRYEQFGRDALALVEGRLGFTVRGGKLKMTRTEEEA